Proteins encoded together in one Sinorhizobium sp. B11 window:
- a CDS encoding sugar ABC transporter permease: MTILTSKAETRRRLQSDRSGLLRKIWEHRADYAYVLPAIAVMLIVIAYPIYYTIELSFFNTPPGLQLRDKIFVGLDNYTAILTSPVFWTVTSNTLIWTLGSTFISFVLGFACALALHRDFLGRGILRAILIIPWVISAVAASYIWKWIYHSDFGIIGAVLVGLGLADRPPNFIDSVTTVLPSLIVVNIWREFPFAMIMMMAGLQTVPDQLLRAAKVDGANAWQRFWHVTFPHLRNVSTVTILLLAVANFNSFIIPWIMTGGGPSNASHIWITHIYELAFGRQRWGVASAYSVLLFLILMSLGYFYVRALSGNERKDGSE, from the coding sequence GTGACGATCTTGACTTCGAAGGCCGAGACTCGCCGAAGACTGCAATCCGACAGGTCGGGCTTGCTGCGAAAGATTTGGGAACACCGCGCCGATTATGCGTACGTGCTTCCCGCGATCGCCGTGATGCTCATCGTCATTGCCTATCCGATCTACTACACGATCGAGTTGTCGTTCTTTAACACACCGCCTGGCCTGCAGCTCCGGGACAAGATTTTCGTCGGCCTCGACAATTACACCGCTATCCTCACAAGTCCGGTGTTCTGGACGGTCACCTCGAACACGCTTATCTGGACGCTCGGATCCACGTTCATCTCATTCGTCCTCGGGTTTGCCTGCGCGCTCGCGCTTCATCGCGACTTTCTCGGCCGGGGCATCCTGCGTGCCATCCTGATCATTCCCTGGGTCATCAGCGCGGTCGCTGCGTCCTATATCTGGAAGTGGATCTACCATTCGGACTTCGGGATCATCGGTGCGGTGCTGGTCGGCCTCGGCTTGGCAGACCGGCCGCCGAATTTCATCGACAGCGTCACGACGGTGCTGCCCTCGCTGATCGTCGTCAATATCTGGCGGGAGTTTCCGTTTGCCATGATCATGATGATGGCCGGCCTGCAGACGGTTCCCGACCAGTTGCTGCGCGCCGCAAAAGTCGACGGCGCCAATGCATGGCAGCGGTTCTGGCACGTCACCTTTCCGCACTTGAGAAACGTCTCGACCGTGACGATCCTTCTCCTGGCTGTGGCCAACTTCAATTCTTTCATCATCCCCTGGATCATGACCGGCGGTGGGCCGTCGAATGCATCGCATATCTGGATCACCCACATTTATGAGCTCGCCTTCGGCCGCCAGCGCTGGGGCGTGGCATCGGCCTATTCGGTGCTGCTGTTCCTGATCCTGATGTCGCTCGGCTACTTCTACGTCCGTGCGCTGAGCGGTAACGAACGGAAGGATGGAAGCGAATGA
- a CDS encoding mandelate racemase/muconate lactonizing enzyme family protein: MTAKLKITAIKPYPVWVGTRNQMLVKVETDNGIFGWGESGLSGREKAVTGAIEHYREFLIGRDPMQIGRIWQEVYRSQYFEGGRVLQAAISAIDIALHDIKGKALGVPAYELLGGKQRDRIPTFASTGDEAEGDVAIERARELHAQGWQAIRFFPIGQSSKDIFEPRESIGPTARMLNKAREALGDDVVLGIDYHHRLSVAEAASFCNKLDRGVLDFLEEPIRDETPEAYESLRRMTDIPFAIGEEFASKWQFLPYIERGIHQFNRLDVCNVGGLTEAMKVAGWSEAHYVDLMPHNPLGPVCTAATIHLAAAVPNFAWLETRAPEAKLGFDSSDFFPVQPRLDGPDYPVSDLPGLGVEVNEEAIKAESFRFWEAPHLKRRDGSVTNW; encoded by the coding sequence ATGACTGCGAAACTTAAAATCACGGCGATCAAGCCCTATCCGGTATGGGTAGGAACGCGCAACCAGATGCTGGTCAAGGTGGAGACCGACAACGGCATCTTCGGCTGGGGCGAGAGTGGCTTGAGCGGTCGCGAGAAGGCCGTGACCGGCGCGATCGAGCACTATCGCGAGTTCCTTATCGGCCGCGACCCGATGCAGATCGGACGGATCTGGCAGGAAGTTTATCGCAGCCAATATTTCGAAGGCGGCCGCGTTCTGCAGGCGGCGATTTCCGCCATCGATATTGCCCTCCACGACATCAAGGGCAAGGCGCTGGGCGTGCCTGCCTACGAACTGCTTGGCGGCAAGCAGCGCGACCGCATTCCGACCTTTGCCTCCACCGGCGACGAGGCCGAGGGCGATGTTGCCATCGAACGAGCCCGTGAACTCCATGCCCAGGGGTGGCAGGCGATCCGCTTCTTCCCCATCGGGCAAAGCAGCAAGGACATCTTTGAGCCGCGCGAGTCGATCGGGCCTACCGCACGGATGCTGAACAAGGCGCGCGAGGCGCTCGGCGACGACGTCGTTCTTGGCATCGACTATCATCATCGGCTGTCGGTGGCAGAGGCGGCGAGCTTCTGCAACAAGCTCGACCGTGGCGTCCTTGACTTCCTCGAGGAGCCGATACGAGACGAAACACCCGAAGCCTACGAATCCCTGCGCAGGATGACCGATATCCCCTTCGCCATCGGAGAAGAGTTTGCCAGCAAGTGGCAGTTCCTGCCCTATATCGAGCGTGGCATCCATCAGTTCAACCGGCTCGATGTCTGCAACGTTGGCGGGCTCACCGAAGCGATGAAGGTCGCCGGCTGGAGCGAGGCGCACTATGTGGACCTGATGCCGCACAATCCCCTCGGCCCAGTCTGCACGGCCGCGACGATCCATCTCGCCGCCGCGGTGCCGAATTTCGCCTGGCTCGAGACCAGAGCGCCCGAAGCAAAGCTCGGCTTCGACAGTTCCGACTTCTTCCCCGTGCAACCGCGGCTCGACGGCCCCGATTATCCGGTGAGCGACCTGCCGGGACTCGGCGTCGAGGTCAACGAAGAGGCAATCAAGGCGGAGAGCTTTCGTTTCTGGGAAGCACCTCACCTCAAGCGCCGCGACGGTTCTGTCACCAATTGGTAG
- a CDS encoding ribonuclease activity regulator RraA yields MTHTPDITRPPKELIDALKEIGAATIAGTLGHMGFRNPHMVGPVSQSRGKSIVGPALTLQFLPQRPDLFNEGEYADPETQLHRHVLYHAQEGDVVVVDARGDMSSGVFGDMMSTYFKGRGGAGIVIDGCMRDRPNVEKLDLALWLRGWTPNYHVQTSIYPNAVNVPIACGGVTVIPGDIIVADDDGVVVLPVAMASKVIEESQKHHDWEEFSRLKLMEGGSLQRYYPLHDDARGEYEEWRKTNRLRTT; encoded by the coding sequence ATGACCCATACGCCCGATATTACGCGACCGCCCAAAGAGCTGATCGACGCGCTGAAGGAGATCGGCGCCGCGACCATTGCCGGTACGCTCGGCCACATGGGCTTCCGCAATCCGCACATGGTTGGTCCCGTATCGCAGAGCCGCGGGAAGTCGATCGTCGGCCCGGCCCTCACTCTTCAGTTCCTGCCGCAGCGGCCGGACCTTTTCAACGAGGGAGAATATGCCGATCCCGAGACGCAGTTGCACCGGCACGTGCTCTATCACGCGCAGGAGGGCGATGTGGTCGTGGTCGACGCGCGCGGCGACATGAGCTCTGGCGTCTTCGGCGATATGATGTCGACCTATTTCAAAGGCAGAGGCGGCGCCGGCATTGTCATCGACGGCTGCATGCGCGATCGGCCCAATGTCGAAAAGCTTGATCTCGCCCTCTGGCTGCGCGGGTGGACGCCCAACTACCACGTGCAGACCAGCATCTATCCGAATGCCGTCAACGTTCCGATTGCCTGCGGCGGTGTCACGGTCATCCCAGGCGACATCATCGTCGCCGACGATGATGGGGTGGTGGTTCTTCCAGTTGCTATGGCCTCGAAAGTAATCGAAGAGTCGCAAAAGCATCACGACTGGGAGGAGTTCTCTCGGCTGAAGCTCATGGAGGGCGGGTCGTTGCAGCGTTACTATCCGCTGCATGACGATGCCCGCGGAGAATACGAAGAGTGGCGCAAAACAAACCGCCTCAGAACAACTTAG